In Sphingopyxis sp. CCNWLW2, a single window of DNA contains:
- a CDS encoding SAM-dependent methyltransferase: protein MAAALSPRLREIVDALPLAPGLRVIEIGCGPGAAARAVAARIGDGHILAIDRSPTAIAQAVSLSATEMAGGRLAYRAISIEDFELPPGERRFDMAFAVRVGALDGRHPAAGVKALARLRAALKPGGRLFIDGGNPLREIDPGEDA from the coding sequence GTGGCCGCGGCGCTTTCGCCCCGGCTGCGGGAAATCGTCGATGCCTTGCCGCTTGCGCCGGGGCTTCGCGTGATCGAGATCGGCTGCGGCCCCGGTGCCGCGGCCCGCGCCGTCGCCGCCCGGATCGGCGACGGCCATATCCTCGCAATCGACCGGTCGCCGACAGCGATCGCACAAGCCGTATCGCTTTCGGCAACCGAGATGGCGGGCGGCCGACTGGCCTATCGTGCCATTTCCATTGAGGATTTCGAGCTACCGCCGGGCGAGCGGCGTTTCGACATGGCCTTTGCCGTTCGCGTCGGCGCACTCGATGGGCGCCACCCCGCGGCAGGCGTCAAGGCGCTTGCCCGGCTGCGCGCGGCGCTGAAACCTGGCGGGCGGTTGTTCATCGATGGCGGCAATCCGCTGCGCGAGATCGATCCGGGAGAAGATGCATGA
- a CDS encoding fructose bisphosphate aldolase yields MLDQIKSGQGFIAALDQSGGSTPKALKGYGIEADAFSNDEEMFGLIHDMRSRIVTAPCFNGEKVIGAILFERTMDGEAGGKPVPALLWERGVVPFLKVDKGLEDEADGVQLMKANPGLDALCERAVAKGVFGTKMRSVVNLANPVGIKAIVEQQFAEAARIAAHGLVPIIEPEVNIKSAERDAADRLLLKETLAALDAWTGAPVMLKLSLPTEAGLFQPLVDHPKVLRVVALSGGFARPEACVELAKNPGIIASFSRALLEDLRHQMSDEEFNASLGGAIKEIHAASVA; encoded by the coding sequence ATGCTCGACCAGATCAAATCGGGGCAGGGCTTCATCGCCGCACTCGACCAGAGCGGCGGTTCGACGCCCAAGGCATTGAAGGGCTATGGCATCGAAGCCGACGCCTTCTCGAACGACGAGGAAATGTTCGGCCTGATCCACGACATGCGCAGCCGCATCGTCACCGCGCCCTGCTTCAACGGCGAGAAGGTGATCGGCGCGATCCTGTTCGAGCGCACGATGGACGGCGAAGCGGGCGGCAAGCCGGTTCCGGCGCTGCTCTGGGAGCGCGGCGTGGTGCCGTTCCTGAAGGTCGACAAGGGGCTCGAAGACGAAGCCGACGGTGTCCAGCTGATGAAGGCCAACCCGGGTCTCGATGCGCTTTGCGAGCGTGCGGTCGCGAAGGGCGTATTCGGCACCAAGATGCGCAGCGTCGTCAATCTCGCCAATCCGGTCGGCATCAAGGCGATTGTCGAGCAGCAGTTCGCCGAAGCCGCGCGCATCGCGGCGCACGGCCTCGTCCCGATCATCGAGCCTGAAGTGAACATCAAGAGCGCCGAACGCGACGCTGCCGATCGCCTGCTGCTAAAGGAAACGCTCGCGGCACTCGACGCCTGGACCGGCGCGCCGGTGATGCTCAAGCTGTCGCTGCCGACCGAGGCCGGCCTGTTCCAGCCGCTCGTTGATCATCCGAAGGTGCTGCGCGTCGTCGCGCTGTCGGGCGGCTTCGCCCGCCCCGAAGCGTGCGTCGAGCTGGCGAAAAATCCTGGCATCATCGCGAGCTTCAGCCGCGCGCTGCTCGAGGATTTGCGCCATCAGATGAGCGACGAGGAATTCAACGCGTCACTCGGCGGCGCGATCAAGGAAATTCACGCGGCCTCCGTGGCCTGA
- a CDS encoding O-methyltransferase, translating to MTEAQWKAVDSYIAEKLLGGDEPLAAALANNAEQGLPLIDVSAAQGKMLFLLAQMAGAKRILEVGTLGGYSTIWLARALPNGGELVTLELEGDHAKVARQNLERAGVSDKVDIRVGPAAESLAAMTGEGPFDFVFIDADKQSNALYVAEAIRLGRPGTTIIVDNVVREGGVLESDSDDERIIGTRALFDMLAADPRLDATAIQTVGAKKWDGFVLARVL from the coding sequence ATGACCGAAGCGCAATGGAAGGCCGTCGACAGCTATATCGCGGAGAAACTTCTCGGCGGCGACGAACCGCTGGCTGCGGCACTTGCGAACAATGCCGAGCAAGGTCTGCCGCTGATCGACGTGTCGGCGGCGCAGGGCAAGATGCTCTTTCTGCTGGCGCAGATGGCGGGTGCGAAACGCATCCTCGAAGTCGGAACGCTCGGCGGTTATTCGACGATCTGGCTTGCCCGCGCGCTGCCTAATGGCGGCGAGCTGGTGACGCTGGAACTCGAAGGCGATCACGCGAAGGTCGCTCGTCAGAATCTGGAACGCGCCGGGGTGTCGGACAAGGTCGATATCCGCGTCGGCCCGGCGGCGGAGAGCCTTGCGGCGATGACCGGCGAAGGGCCGTTCGATTTTGTCTTCATCGATGCCGACAAGCAGAGCAACGCGCTCTATGTCGCCGAAGCGATCCGGCTCGGGCGCCCGGGCACCACGATCATCGTCGACAATGTCGTCCGCGAAGGCGGGGTGCTGGAGTCGGACAGCGACGACGAGCGGATCATCGGCACCCGCGCGCTGTTTGACATGCTCGCCGCCGACCCCCGCCTCGATGCGACCGCGATCCAGACCGTCGGCGCGAAAAAATGGGACGGGTTCGTGCTGGCGCGAGTGCTTTAG